The uncultured Desulfobulbus sp. genome window below encodes:
- a CDS encoding response regulator, with protein sequence MTEPQISVLLIEDSLPQNELIKSIFEEASLCQYTLVSAARLSQGIELLQSRAIDIVILDLGLPDSSGLSTLEQLLPVAINIPIIVLTGNDDSVLGQQAIRYGAQDFLAKGNGTEMMLPRVCFYALERHRLQQQVQETESFLRSIINSLTARIAITDSEGHIILVNEAWRKFGAESGTQSECINEGANYFDACLPISGNDSAIVTEFLQKSGQMLIGEIDGFAMEYPCHSAEEKRWFRMEASLFSGTGRGSLVFAHYDITERKRIELSLKTNEEFLRRIFDTSPNVVFVKDDKGKYVMANEALAKIYGTTVEQMIGRSDVEIMSEQNLKIHEAQSFQAIDAEVLATQKPRYIAEECLTDRSGVTRWYRTIKTPITFPGLPTYLLGIASDISNERMDKQQIRNSELLLRTILDTMHHSILLLDKDKRVIWANKKAVTLVEQQQGKIKGQFCSAIWKHEEMCKRCPAQSALASGKITIESVQIGRSTTLRMTGSPVYDEKGEITSVLCMAEDVSERASLEQQLRQAQKMEALGTLAGGIAHDFNNILTAILGFTELGMHQVAHGQDLARYLQEVYQASIRARDLVQQILTFSRRLDQELKPLDITFIIKEALKLLRSTLPSSVEMRSRFATDPGKIMADPTQIHQIMMNLCTNSAHAMKNTGGVLSVSLEQASITKEDRLKHPTLSPGEYLQLQVADTGHGIPQDILQSIFEPYFTTKRQGEGTGLGLAVVHGIVRDYRGDIHVQSVPGEGTTFSILFPVYTQDVGEPGAIYKKPAMPMGNGETILVVDDEPAIVRLCQKILEKAGYRVTTATDPQQALQQIVASPEKFDLLLTDMTMPHMCGNTLTKEALKCMPQLPVVVMSGNTSKVKGVEGSEGKVSFIPKPLDRRQLLTMIDQSLAPKKGA encoded by the coding sequence ATGACCGAGCCACAAATCTCTGTTTTGCTCATAGAAGACTCTCTCCCTCAAAACGAACTTATAAAAAGCATTTTTGAGGAAGCTTCACTCTGCCAATACACTCTTGTATCGGCTGCCCGCCTAAGCCAAGGAATAGAACTGCTGCAATCGCGAGCCATAGATATTGTCATTCTTGATTTGGGCTTGCCCGATAGCAGCGGCCTCTCCACCTTAGAGCAGTTGCTCCCTGTTGCAATAAACATCCCCATTATCGTGCTCACTGGAAACGATGACAGTGTACTCGGGCAACAGGCAATACGTTATGGTGCGCAAGATTTTCTGGCAAAAGGAAACGGAACCGAAATGATGCTACCCCGTGTCTGTTTCTATGCTCTTGAGCGGCATCGTCTCCAGCAACAAGTCCAGGAAACCGAATCTTTTTTACGATCAATCATCAACTCTCTTACTGCCCGTATCGCAATCACCGACAGTGAAGGGCATATTATTCTAGTGAATGAGGCCTGGAGGAAATTTGGAGCAGAATCCGGGACACAATCAGAATGTATTAACGAGGGCGCCAACTATTTTGATGCCTGTCTACCAATATCAGGCAATGATTCTGCAATCGTTACAGAATTTTTACAAAAATCCGGGCAGATGCTCATTGGTGAGATCGATGGCTTTGCCATGGAATACCCCTGTCATTCAGCAGAGGAGAAGCGGTGGTTTCGCATGGAAGCGAGTCTTTTTTCTGGTACAGGGCGTGGCAGCCTGGTTTTTGCCCATTACGATATCACCGAGAGGAAACGGATAGAGCTCTCCTTGAAAACAAATGAGGAATTTTTACGGCGTATTTTCGATACTTCGCCCAATGTGGTGTTTGTCAAAGATGACAAAGGAAAATATGTCATGGCCAATGAAGCGCTGGCCAAGATCTACGGGACCACTGTTGAGCAGATGATAGGACGCTCTGATGTGGAAATAATGAGTGAACAAAATCTTAAAATTCACGAGGCACAATCGTTTCAAGCAATAGATGCCGAAGTATTAGCCACGCAAAAGCCCCGCTATATTGCTGAGGAATGTTTAACCGACCGCAGTGGTGTCACTCGATGGTATCGTACCATAAAAACACCAATTACCTTCCCTGGGCTACCAACCTATTTACTTGGTATTGCGAGTGATATTTCCAACGAACGGATGGATAAACAGCAGATTCGAAACTCAGAGCTGTTGCTGCGAACCATCCTTGATACCATGCACCATAGTATTCTTTTGCTCGATAAAGACAAGCGTGTCATTTGGGCCAACAAAAAAGCAGTAACCCTGGTGGAGCAACAGCAGGGGAAAATTAAGGGACAATTCTGCTCTGCTATCTGGAAGCATGAGGAAATGTGCAAGAGATGTCCTGCCCAAAGTGCACTGGCTTCAGGGAAAATTACCATAGAATCTGTACAGATCGGACGCTCCACGACGCTGCGAATGACAGGGAGCCCTGTCTACGATGAGAAAGGCGAAATTACAAGTGTGCTCTGTATGGCAGAGGACGTCAGCGAACGCGCCTCCTTGGAACAACAATTGCGTCAGGCTCAAAAAATGGAAGCACTGGGGACACTTGCCGGGGGGATCGCTCATGATTTTAATAATATTTTAACCGCGATACTCGGCTTCACGGAGCTGGGGATGCATCAGGTTGCCCACGGACAGGATTTGGCTCGATACCTTCAGGAGGTGTATCAGGCCAGTATTCGAGCCCGTGATCTGGTTCAGCAGATATTGACCTTTAGTCGCAGGTTAGACCAGGAACTCAAACCTCTGGATATCACATTCATTATCAAGGAAGCGTTGAAGTTACTCCGTTCAACCTTACCCTCTTCCGTAGAGATGCGCAGTAGGTTCGCCACAGATCCGGGCAAAATTATGGCCGATCCTACCCAGATACATCAGATAATGATGAATTTGTGTACCAACTCGGCCCATGCAATGAAAAACACCGGGGGCGTTTTATCCGTCTCTCTTGAGCAAGCAAGCATAACCAAAGAAGATCGTCTTAAGCACCCAACCCTTTCACCGGGAGAGTATCTGCAGTTGCAGGTCGCTGATACGGGGCACGGGATTCCGCAGGATATACTCCAATCCATATTTGAACCCTATTTTACCACAAAAAGACAAGGCGAAGGAACTGGTCTTGGGCTCGCTGTTGTTCATGGAATTGTTCGTGATTACAGAGGTGACATTCATGTCCAATCTGTTCCTGGTGAGGGAACCACATTTTCGATATTATTTCCCGTATATACTCAAGATGTGGGTGAGCCGGGAGCAATCTACAAGAAACCTGCCATGCCGATGGGAAATGGCGAGACAATCCTGGTTGTCGATGATGAACCCGCTATCGTTCGGCTTTGCCAGAAGATACTTGAAAAAGCAGGCTACAGAGTGACAACAGCGACTGATCCTCAGCAGGCGCTGCAACAAATCGTAGCGTCGCCGGAAAAGTTTGATCTCCTGCTCACAGATATGACCATGCCCCATATGTGCGGCAATACACTTACCAAAGAAGCTTTAAAGTGTATGCCCCAGCTGCCGGTGGTGGTTATGAGTGGCAATACCTCTAAGGTCAAAGGAGTGGAAGGCTCGGAGGGGAAGGTATCCTTTATTCCCAAACCTCTGGATCGGCGACAATTGCTCACAATGATTGATCAAAGTCTTGCACCTAAAAAGGGGGCATAA
- a CDS encoding multidrug effflux MFS transporter, giving the protein MMLKTNQFNAPTVTPGWYLLAVLSLLMGFASISTDLYLPAMPLMRSSLQASHGSIELTISSYLIGFSLGQLFWGPISDRYGRRPSIAVGLIFFILGSAGCALAANAQALIGWRVIQALGACASVALSRAMVRDLYQGNRGAQMLSTLLTVMAIAPLVGPLVGGQIVALAGWRAIFWLLVGIGLFTLVALWTIPETLLPEKRNREPLIRAMLRYGGLLKHPQVLGYAGAGGFLYAGMFAYVAGTPFAYITYYHVPEQGYGLLFGLVIVGIMTANMLNSRLVMHHGYEKLLRAGALVTALGAVATGITAHTGWGGLWGLVVPLCLCISTTGFIVANSLTGAMAHFPQQAGAVSALVGAIHYGSGILGSALVGLLADGTPGPMGLVIGFSGLGCFLSTFLVGGQKKETEV; this is encoded by the coding sequence ATGATGTTGAAAACAAATCAGTTCAATGCTCCCACCGTAACTCCAGGCTGGTATCTCCTTGCGGTCCTTAGCCTGCTGATGGGATTTGCCTCCATCTCCACCGACCTTTACCTACCGGCTATGCCGCTGATGCGTTCCTCCTTGCAAGCGAGCCACGGCAGTATTGAACTGACAATCTCCAGTTATCTCATAGGTTTCAGCCTGGGCCAGCTCTTTTGGGGTCCGATCAGTGACCGCTACGGCCGCCGCCCCTCCATCGCCGTTGGTCTTATCTTCTTTATTCTCGGTTCTGCCGGTTGTGCTCTGGCTGCAAACGCTCAGGCGCTGATAGGCTGGCGCGTCATTCAGGCTCTGGGTGCCTGTGCCAGTGTTGCCCTATCCCGCGCCATGGTGCGGGATCTCTACCAAGGCAACCGGGGAGCCCAGATGCTCTCCACCCTGCTTACGGTAATGGCCATTGCTCCATTGGTCGGCCCGCTCGTCGGTGGCCAAATCGTAGCCCTTGCTGGCTGGCGAGCGATCTTTTGGCTTTTGGTTGGTATCGGTTTGTTCACCTTGGTCGCCCTCTGGACCATTCCTGAGACCCTCCTCCCTGAAAAAAGAAACAGGGAACCGCTCATTCGCGCAATGCTCCGCTACGGTGGACTGCTCAAGCACCCGCAAGTCCTGGGGTATGCGGGGGCCGGGGGATTTCTCTACGCAGGAATGTTTGCCTATGTTGCCGGTACCCCCTTTGCCTATATCACCTACTACCATGTGCCGGAGCAAGGATACGGGCTGCTCTTTGGCCTGGTCATTGTCGGCATCATGACGGCAAATATGCTCAATTCGCGGCTGGTCATGCACCACGGCTATGAAAAACTGCTCCGCGCAGGTGCCTTGGTCACAGCCCTGGGCGCTGTGGCCACAGGGATCACCGCTCATACGGGCTGGGGAGGGCTCTGGGGTCTGGTTGTCCCTCTCTGCCTCTGCATCTCAACCACCGGCTTTATTGTGGCCAACTCACTCACCGGTGCCATGGCCCACTTTCCCCAGCAGGCAGGAGCGGTCTCCGCCCTTGTGGGGGCAATTCATTACGGCAGCGGCATCCTCGGCTCTGCCCTGGTCGGGCTGCTGGCCGACGGGACCCCGGGCCCGATGGGCTTGGTCATTGGCTTCAGCGGTCTGGGGTGTTTTCTCTCGACCTTTTTGGTTGGAGGGCAAAAAAAAGAAACGGAGGTGTAA
- the tgt gene encoding tRNA guanosine(34) transglycosylase Tgt produces MGRLHFTIDGTCKDSAARACTYETLHNTVKTPVFMPVATRAALRCQRTEDAEALGFPVLLANTYHLLIRPGMEVFNQFKGIHNFMQWPRSVLTDSGGFQVFSLSRDVTIREEGATFKSYLDNKFIQLTPEKSIEVQKAIGSDIMMVLDQCVNATSSYKETLAAAELTARWAERSLAARQESPQYLFGIVQGGRYEKLRKMSAGQITSLPFDGFAIGGLAVGEEDHERKDLTEFTASLLPSDRPRYLMGVGTPIDLLEAVHRGVDMFDCILPTAMGRQGVAWTSHGRIDLRRSVHKFADRPLDDACVCETCRTYSRAYLHHLVKCDEYLASQLVGLHNLSFYKRLMDQMRQEILNGTFYTYYSRAKETLIIQDRDNPVTAPKRKKRKDRSKLGKFRVVASAKGWHTILDEQTGEKFHSINDPYGEADTLYVAPTLARLKRARSTIWDVGLGAGFNAMRFILAYEEMKSAGATLPEIQLVSFEQDLDSLQLAKRNSALFTHVRHQAVASILSNGEWTSQDETFSWHLVPGDFQKTKENAQAPDIIWYDMFSQKSDAHLWTYHTFREIADICKNAGKNHTALFTYSNSTAIRAALLAAGFYVALGPCSGPKPDTTRAYIGMKTNESVELLNRGWLKKFTISSAPVSPNTTEEDKATIEDKVLSHPQFEE; encoded by the coding sequence ATGGGACGATTACATTTTACAATAGATGGGACGTGCAAAGACAGTGCAGCCAGGGCCTGTACCTATGAAACCCTCCACAACACAGTCAAAACTCCGGTTTTCATGCCGGTTGCAACCCGGGCAGCTCTGCGCTGTCAGAGGACTGAAGACGCCGAAGCCTTAGGTTTTCCAGTGCTCCTTGCCAATACATATCACCTTCTCATTCGTCCTGGAATGGAGGTGTTTAACCAATTCAAAGGTATACACAATTTCATGCAGTGGCCGAGATCCGTACTCACCGACTCCGGTGGGTTTCAGGTCTTTTCACTGAGCCGGGATGTCACCATACGGGAGGAAGGGGCCACATTCAAAAGCTATCTTGATAACAAGTTCATCCAGCTTACCCCTGAAAAGAGCATAGAAGTACAGAAGGCGATCGGCTCGGATATCATGATGGTTCTTGATCAGTGTGTCAATGCCACCTCTTCCTACAAGGAGACCCTTGCCGCAGCAGAGCTCACCGCCCGCTGGGCAGAGCGTTCGCTTGCCGCACGGCAGGAATCGCCGCAGTACCTCTTCGGCATCGTCCAGGGCGGCCGGTATGAAAAGTTGCGCAAAATGAGCGCTGGCCAGATCACCTCCCTCCCGTTTGACGGCTTTGCAATTGGCGGCCTTGCTGTCGGCGAAGAAGACCATGAGCGGAAAGATTTGACCGAATTTACCGCATCCCTCCTGCCCTCTGATCGGCCCCGCTATCTCATGGGCGTGGGGACCCCCATCGACCTGCTGGAAGCAGTGCACCGGGGAGTTGATATGTTTGACTGCATTCTGCCGACAGCCATGGGGAGACAGGGGGTTGCCTGGACATCCCACGGCAGGATTGACTTGCGACGGAGTGTGCACAAGTTTGCAGACCGGCCTCTGGATGATGCGTGTGTATGTGAAACATGCAGAACATACTCCCGAGCCTATTTGCACCATCTGGTAAAATGTGACGAATATCTAGCCTCACAGCTTGTGGGCCTTCATAATCTAAGCTTTTACAAACGGCTCATGGATCAGATGCGTCAGGAAATACTGAACGGAACATTTTATACGTATTACAGCAGAGCAAAAGAAACGCTGATTATCCAGGACCGCGATAACCCGGTAACTGCACCAAAGAGAAAAAAGAGAAAAGACCGCTCAAAGCTGGGGAAATTTCGAGTCGTCGCATCCGCAAAAGGCTGGCATACAATTCTTGATGAACAGACGGGTGAAAAATTTCATTCGATTAATGATCCCTACGGTGAAGCTGACACACTCTACGTTGCACCAACGCTTGCTCGTCTGAAAAGGGCTCGTTCAACAATCTGGGATGTTGGACTCGGTGCGGGATTTAACGCGATGCGTTTTATTCTGGCGTATGAAGAGATGAAAAGTGCGGGGGCAACGCTGCCAGAAATTCAGCTTGTAAGTTTTGAACAGGACCTTGATTCGCTTCAGCTTGCCAAGCGAAACTCCGCCCTCTTTACCCACGTACGCCACCAGGCAGTGGCTAGCATTCTCTCCAATGGAGAGTGGACCAGCCAGGATGAAACGTTCAGCTGGCATCTTGTACCAGGCGATTTTCAGAAGACAAAAGAAAATGCGCAGGCTCCTGATATCATTTGGTATGATATGTTTTCTCAAAAAAGTGATGCCCACCTATGGACCTATCACACATTCAGAGAAATCGCTGACATATGTAAAAATGCAGGTAAAAACCACACCGCGCTTTTTACCTATTCCAACTCGACTGCAATACGGGCAGCCCTTCTAGCCGCTGGATTTTATGTGGCGCTCGGCCCCTGTTCTGGTCCGAAACCGGATACCACCAGGGCATATATTGGCATGAAAACAAACGAGAGTGTTGAACTGCTTAACAGAGGATGGCTCAAAAAATTTACAATAAGTAGTGCTCCTGTCAGTCCCAACACTACAGAAGAAGACAAAGCAACTATTGAGGATAAGGTTCTCTCTCATCCTCAGTTTGAAGAGTAA
- a CDS encoding flavodoxin family protein encodes MKNILVFSCSPRKKGNSDILCDQFVKGAEESGHKVEKIRIQDKKIGVCLGCEQCQGNGGVCRQKDDMGEILEKMIQADVIVMASPVYFYTINAQAKTLIDRTYARYTAIQDTSFYFIVTAADGEMSMMERTVECFRGFTHCLDGAQEAGVIYGVGAWKKGDIKSLASMVHAYEMGKNVE; translated from the coding sequence ATGAAGAATATTTTGGTTTTCTCCTGCAGTCCGCGTAAAAAAGGTAATTCGGACATTCTCTGTGATCAGTTTGTCAAGGGAGCAGAAGAATCGGGACACAAAGTTGAAAAAATTCGTATTCAAGACAAAAAAATAGGTGTTTGCCTTGGTTGTGAGCAGTGCCAGGGAAATGGCGGAGTCTGCAGGCAAAAAGACGACATGGGGGAAATTCTAGAAAAGATGATCCAAGCCGATGTCATCGTCATGGCCTCACCGGTCTACTTTTACACCATCAATGCCCAGGCAAAGACCCTGATTGATCGGACCTATGCCCGCTACACCGCAATCCAGGATACATCGTTTTATTTCATCGTCACCGCAGCCGATGGCGAGATGTCCATGATGGAACGTACGGTTGAATGCTTCCGCGGCTTCACCCACTGTCTGGATGGCGCACAGGAAGCTGGTGTCATCTACGGTGTGGGTGCCTGGAAAAAGGGGGACATCAAGAGCCTTGCTTCCATGGTGCATGCCTACGAAATGGGGAAAAACGTCGAATAA
- a CDS encoding zinc ribbon domain-containing protein YjdM: MSAEENTCPKCNSSYAYFDGTLWNCPECSHEWIAAAEAGDSEYSAQFVDAYGAPLQDGGTVTIIKDLKAGKETIKSGTKVKSIRLLDEPVNGHDISCKIAGHGSIYLKCSVVKKA, from the coding sequence ATGTCAGCAGAAGAAAACACATGCCCCAAATGCAACTCATCCTACGCCTACTTCGATGGCACCCTGTGGAACTGTCCTGAATGCAGCCATGAGTGGATTGCAGCAGCCGAAGCTGGTGATTCAGAATATTCAGCTCAGTTTGTTGATGCCTACGGCGCCCCACTCCAGGATGGGGGTACCGTTACCATTATCAAGGACCTGAAGGCCGGGAAAGAAACGATAAAATCGGGCACCAAGGTAAAAAGCATCCGTTTGCTGGATGAACCGGTCAACGGTCATGATATCTCCTGCAAGATAGCAGGTCACGGATCGATCTATCTGAAGTGTTCGGTTGTGAAAAAGGCGTAA
- a CDS encoding cyclase family protein: protein MHNWMSLSLPITESMAVYKNLEDKRPRIEATRNFREHGVYESTLHLPLHTGTHVDYPLHAMDGGKCSSDYQRFPVEFTARVIDLCPQPPTAIGLEQVQFLDLSGMDAVFFRTLEQPLESFDPEFPAVTDEAATWLCKHPLLFVGIDQPGIERGQPGHPTHIQFLEKDILIIEGLDLSSLAGGGDFRCRAFTLGIQGVEAEPIVVQARLI, encoded by the coding sequence ATGCACAATTGGATGTCTCTGTCACTACCCATTACAGAAAGCATGGCAGTGTACAAGAATCTGGAAGACAAACGCCCGCGCATCGAGGCGACCCGCAACTTCAGAGAGCATGGTGTCTATGAAAGTACCCTCCATCTGCCCCTGCATACCGGAACCCATGTGGATTACCCCCTCCATGCCATGGATGGGGGCAAGTGTTCCAGCGATTACCAGCGTTTTCCCGTCGAGTTTACCGCCAGAGTTATCGACCTCTGCCCGCAACCGCCTACAGCTATTGGGCTTGAGCAGGTTCAGTTCCTGGATTTATCCGGCATGGACGCCGTCTTCTTCCGAACGCTTGAGCAACCGCTGGAGAGTTTTGATCCCGAATTTCCTGCCGTGACAGACGAGGCCGCCACCTGGCTCTGCAAGCATCCCTTACTTTTTGTGGGGATTGATCAGCCCGGAATCGAACGGGGCCAGCCGGGCCATCCGACTCATATTCAGTTTCTGGAAAAAGATATCCTGATTATTGAGGGGCTTGATCTCTCTTCGCTGGCCGGCGGCGGTGATTTTCGTTGCAGAGCCTTCACCTTGGGGATCCAGGGAGTGGAAGCGGAACCCATTGTGGTTCAGGCGAGGTTGATCTAA
- a CDS encoding glucose-6-phosphate dehydrogenase yields the protein METQEGLLCIFGATGDLAAKKIFPALEQWSDESLPMGRIWCLGRRDLNTEQFIAFIEEKGGIHLGETLRSKMSYHKLEFTDSDAYQALAARIKAEPGGENTRRLFFLAVKPDAFVPIAEELHRAGMLTRGDEEHRLMLEKPFGNSLHSADAIQQQLVEWVSEQQLYRIDHYLGKEMIRNILTIRFANRIFSESWHGGAIERIEVTSVETAGVEERVDYYDQAGAINDMVQSHLLQMVALVTMDPPEDLHPDSLRRAKIDILNTLRPDPQQGQRIGQYAGYSEQLPDSTTETAVKAVLVSDSPRWTDTQFIIRTGKKLSEKRTEIRLFYHPMPLCVSCDQTVTAEPNQLVIEVFPQEGMHLQFNSKIPGYEYAIEQVLADYCHSCRMIGNKPEAYVKLLKDAWQGDKTLFTSFAELQVQWRIADAIRTAAQKGEMVVYPAGSADFLQ from the coding sequence ATGGAAACGCAGGAAGGCTTGCTGTGCATCTTTGGCGCGACCGGCGATCTGGCCGCCAAAAAAATCTTTCCCGCTCTGGAGCAATGGAGCGACGAATCCCTGCCCATGGGGCGTATATGGTGCCTGGGGCGCCGCGACTTGAATACAGAGCAGTTTATCGCCTTTATCGAGGAGAAAGGGGGCATCCACCTGGGCGAGACTCTTCGCAGTAAGATGAGCTACCACAAACTCGAATTTACTGACAGCGATGCCTACCAGGCTCTGGCTGCGCGTATCAAAGCAGAGCCTGGAGGTGAGAATACCAGGCGTTTGTTCTTTTTAGCGGTCAAGCCAGATGCATTTGTGCCCATTGCCGAAGAGCTGCATCGAGCGGGGATGTTAACCCGGGGCGATGAAGAACACCGGCTTATGCTGGAAAAGCCCTTTGGCAACAGTCTCCACTCGGCAGATGCCATTCAACAGCAACTGGTAGAGTGGGTGAGTGAGCAACAGCTCTACAGGATCGATCATTACCTGGGAAAGGAGATGATTCGCAATATCCTGACCATCCGTTTCGCTAACCGCATCTTCAGTGAGAGTTGGCACGGCGGCGCCATTGAACGGATTGAGGTCACCTCTGTGGAGACTGCCGGAGTTGAAGAACGGGTTGATTATTACGATCAGGCCGGTGCCATCAACGACATGGTTCAGAGTCACCTGTTGCAGATGGTGGCACTGGTGACCATGGACCCTCCAGAAGATCTGCACCCTGATTCATTACGTCGGGCTAAAATTGATATTTTAAACACCCTGCGGCCAGATCCACAGCAGGGGCAACGTATTGGTCAGTATGCGGGGTATAGCGAACAGCTCCCCGATTCAACCACCGAGACGGCAGTGAAAGCGGTACTTGTCAGTGACAGTCCACGGTGGACAGACACGCAGTTCATTATCCGGACCGGAAAGAAACTCTCCGAAAAGCGAACCGAGATTCGTCTTTTTTACCATCCGATGCCGCTCTGTGTGAGTTGTGATCAAACCGTCACGGCCGAGCCCAACCAACTGGTTATCGAGGTCTTTCCCCAGGAGGGGATGCACCTCCAGTTCAACTCCAAAATTCCGGGGTATGAATATGCAATCGAGCAGGTGCTGGCAGACTACTGTCACAGCTGCCGAATGATCGGTAATAAACCCGAGGCCTATGTCAAGCTGCTCAAGGATGCCTGGCAAGGAGATAAAACCCTGTTTACCAGTTTTGCAGAACTGCAGGTCCAGTGGCGCATAGCCGATGCCATCCGCACGGCTGCCCAGAAGGGAGAGATGGTGGTCTATCCCGCTGGGAGTGCAGATTTTTTACAATAG
- the gnd gene encoding phosphogluconate dehydrogenase (NAD(+)-dependent, decarboxylating): MQLGIIGMGRMGLPLALNGRDKGLDIVVFTEKKEKRDSLAHESIAAHGDLESFVGSLTLPRAIWLMIPAGEPVDAMIAQLLPLLSKGDIIIDGGNSRYQDSQRRGKALREDGIHFLDVGTSGGTEGARNGACLMIGGEESVYAHLQPAFEALSGGMGCGYMGASGAGHYVKMIHNGIEYGMMQAIAEGLEILRHGPMDFQLDKVASVWQRGSIVSGLLMDMTAQALAKEPDLDSIEGVVAASGEANWTVEEAVRQKVAAPVIATSLFTRFKSQDREKYAEKSLAAMRREFGDHPVVKKNKE; encoded by the coding sequence ATGCAGCTTGGTATCATTGGTATGGGAAGAATGGGGTTGCCTCTGGCGCTTAATGGCCGAGATAAGGGCCTTGATATTGTTGTCTTCACTGAAAAAAAAGAGAAACGGGATTCACTTGCCCATGAATCGATCGCCGCCCATGGTGATCTGGAATCCTTTGTTGGGTCTTTGACGCTTCCCCGGGCTATCTGGCTGATGATTCCGGCGGGAGAGCCTGTGGATGCAATGATCGCTCAGCTTCTCCCTTTGCTGAGCAAGGGGGACATTATCATTGATGGGGGAAATTCCCGTTACCAGGACAGCCAACGAAGAGGCAAGGCGCTGAGAGAGGATGGTATTCATTTCCTTGACGTGGGGACCAGCGGTGGCACAGAAGGAGCACGCAACGGCGCCTGCCTGATGATCGGCGGGGAGGAATCTGTCTACGCGCATTTGCAGCCTGCTTTTGAAGCCCTGAGCGGGGGAATGGGCTGTGGTTATATGGGCGCTTCCGGTGCTGGCCATTATGTCAAAATGATTCATAACGGTATCGAGTACGGCATGATGCAGGCGATTGCCGAAGGGCTGGAGATTCTTCGCCATGGGCCCATGGACTTCCAACTCGATAAGGTTGCCTCTGTCTGGCAGCGGGGCTCCATTGTTTCGGGGCTGTTAATGGATATGACTGCGCAGGCCTTGGCCAAGGAGCCGGATCTGGATTCCATCGAGGGTGTTGTCGCCGCATCAGGAGAAGCCAACTGGACAGTGGAGGAAGCCGTACGCCAGAAAGTTGCTGCCCCTGTTATTGCCACATCGCTCTTTACCCGATTCAAGTCCCAGGATAGAGAAAAATATGCGGAAAAATCTCTGGCAGCCATGCGACGGGAATTTGGCGACCATCCGGTGGTGAAGAAAAACAAGGAGTGA
- a CDS encoding DctP family TRAP transporter solute-binding subunit, producing MKEKKWRIITITILYSLHLTIVLAPTSNAYSKDQATYVMRLATGYTQSNNHFMWTAFEVLKQEVESRSQGKFKVHIYSQTMGKASADIIEEVKDGLVDAWAFSSGHCATVYPPLQVLYIPYLFAQRDIAWEVLDGPFGQKLIEDMAQKTGLRPLYWIENGGFRHYSNNKRPIHSPIDMKGLKIRTMETPLHMKIVSDLGGRPVPIPWGQLYDAINAEIVDGQENSIATFMVPHLEEVQNFITLDAHVYGVYTILMNNDWYQSLPDEMKNILNQAKKVSATVNRGLSLSNNIAGIHYLQSKGVDVYTPSTAEKAEFRKRTQQSALQWLKKHVGSSWVEGALHATQEAEKKLGYKPQTIEVQ from the coding sequence ATGAAAGAGAAAAAATGGCGCATAATAACAATTACAATATTGTACTCACTGCATCTCACTATCGTTCTTGCGCCCACATCCAATGCATACAGTAAAGATCAGGCAACCTATGTCATGAGGCTGGCTACTGGATACACACAAAGCAACAATCATTTTATGTGGACAGCATTTGAAGTACTTAAGCAGGAGGTGGAATCACGATCCCAGGGTAAATTTAAGGTACATATTTATTCGCAGACAATGGGCAAAGCCTCTGCTGATATCATTGAGGAGGTGAAAGACGGACTTGTTGATGCCTGGGCATTTTCCAGCGGACATTGTGCCACAGTGTACCCCCCATTACAGGTTCTCTACATTCCTTATCTCTTTGCCCAAAGAGATATTGCCTGGGAGGTTCTTGACGGTCCTTTCGGACAAAAGCTCATTGAAGATATGGCCCAAAAGACAGGGTTGCGCCCCTTGTACTGGATTGAAAATGGTGGTTTCAGACATTATTCCAACAACAAGCGCCCCATTCATTCTCCCATAGATATGAAGGGCCTGAAGATTCGAACCATGGAAACGCCCTTACACATGAAGATCGTTTCCGACCTTGGGGGAAGACCAGTGCCTATCCCATGGGGGCAGCTTTATGACGCCATTAATGCAGAAATCGTTGATGGTCAGGAGAATTCCATTGCCACCTTTATGGTACCTCACCTGGAGGAGGTGCAAAATTTTATCACCCTGGATGCGCACGTGTATGGAGTCTATACCATTTTGATGAACAATGACTGGTATCAATCACTTCCCGATGAGATGAAAAACATATTGAACCAGGCAAAAAAGGTCTCGGCAACTGTGAACAGGGGGTTATCGCTTTCCAACAACATTGCAGGAATCCATTATCTGCAATCAAAAGGAGTTGACGTCTACACGCCATCTACCGCAGAAAAAGCGGAGTTTAGGAAGCGTACCCAACAATCAGCGCTACAATGGCTCAAAAAACATGTTGGCTCAAGCTGGGTAGAGGGGGCTTTGCATGCAACACAGGAGGCAGAAAAAAAACTGGGATACAAGCCACAGACCATTGAGGTTCAGTAA